The Vicia villosa cultivar HV-30 ecotype Madison, WI linkage group LG1, Vvil1.0, whole genome shotgun sequence genome includes a region encoding these proteins:
- the LOC131644176 gene encoding hypothetical protein At1g04090-like, whose translation MFGCECFCWDTVPELLLSDPLPYSLPSPLPQWPQGGGFGHGRMSLGKIEVRKVDKFEKVWRCTNLNGKSLGFTFYRPLEIPDGFSCLGYYCQSNDEPLRGHVLVARETSSQTRPDCSRDSALESPALIKPVNYSLIWSMDSHDECVYFWLPNPPTGYKTVGIVVTTNPDEPKVEEVRCVRTDLTEVCETSDLLLTIKSKKNLFQVWKTDPCDRGMLASGVPVGTFFCGTTYFDSEQVVDVACLKNLDSSLHVMPNLNQVHTLIKHYGPTVYFHPDEIYMPSSVPWFFKNGALLYTADSAKGNAIAYDGSNLPCGECNDSAFWIDLPIDEDARSNLKKGNIESAELYVHVKPALGGAFTDIAMWVFCPFNGPATLKVALMNIEMSKIGEHVGDWEHFTLRVSNFTGELWSVFFSEHSGGKWVDAFNLEFIKDNKPIVYSSRHGHASYPHAGTYLQGSSKLGIGVRNDAAKSNYIVDSSFRYKIVAAEYLGDGVITEPCWLQYMREWGPTIVYDSRSEIEKIIDMLPIFVRFSVENLFELFPTELYGEEGPTGPKEKDNWLGDEYC comes from the exons ATGTTTGGTTGTGAGTGTTTTTGTTGGGATACTGTCCCTGAACTCCTTCTCTCTGATCCACTTCCTTATTCTCTTCCTTCACCTCTTCCACAATGGCCTCAAG GTGGCGGTTTCGGCCATGGAAGAATGTCCCTTGGGAAAATAGAAGTTAGGAAAGTAGACAAATTTGAGAAAGTTTGGAGATGCACAAATTTGAATGGAAAGTCGTTAGGTTTTACATTTTATAGACCTTTGGAGATTCCGGATGGATTTTCGTGTCTTGGTTACTATTGTCAGTCCAATGATGAGCCGTTGCGAGGACACGTTCTTGTAGCTCGGGAAACTAGTTCTCAAACTCGACCTGATTGTTCTCGTGATTCTGCGTTAGAATCCCCGGCTTTGATAAAACCAGTTAACTACTCGTTGATATGGAGCATGGATTCACATGATGAATGTGTTTACTTTTGGTTGCCAAACCCTCCGACGGGTTATAAAACCGTCGGCATAGTAGTTACTACGAATCCAGATGAACCGAAAGTGGAAGAAGTTAGATGCGTGAGAACCGATCTAACGGAAGTTTGTGAGACGTCTGATCTATTACTAACAATAAAGTCGAAGAAAAACTTGTTCCAGGTTTGGAAGACGGATCCCTGTGATAGAGGTATGCTAGCGAGTGGAGTACCTGTTGGGACATTCTTCTGTGGCACAACCTACTTTGATTCTGAACAAGTGGTGGATGTTGCGTGTTTGAAGAATCTTGATTCTTCGTTGCATGTAATGCCGAATCTCAACCAGGTTCACACGCTTATTAAGCATTACGGGCCGACTGTATATTTTCATCCTGACGAGATATACATGCCATCATCAGTGCCCTGGTTTTTCAAGAATGGAGCGCTTTTGTATACCGCGGATAGTGCGAAGGGCAATGCTATAGCTTATGACGGCTCAAATTTACCTTGTGGTGAATGCAATGATAGTGCGTTTTGGATTGATTTGCCTATTGATGAAGATGCGAGAAGTAATCTAAAGAAGGGAAACATCGAGAGTGCGGAACTCTATGTTCATGTAAAACCGGCATTAGGAGGAGCCTTTACCGATATTGCAATGTGGGTTTTCTGCCCCTTCAATGGACCTGCGACACTTAAAGTCGCATTGATGAACATTGAGATGAGTAAGATAGGCGAACATGTTGGTGATTGGGAGCACTTCACGCTTCGCGTCAGCAACTTCACCGGAGAACTTTGGTCGGTTTTTTTCTCTGAGCACAGTGGAGGTAAATGGGTGGACGCATTCAATTTGGAGTTTATTAAGGATAATAAACCGATTGTTTATTCGTCAAGACACGGCCATGCTAGCTACCCTCATGCCGGGACTTACCTTCAGGGATCATCCAAACTTGGAATAGGTGTTCGAAACGATGCTGCTAAAAGTAACTATATTGTGGATTCAAGCTTCAGATATAAGATTGTTGCGGCCGAGTATCTCGGTGACGGAGTCATTACAGAGCCGTGTTGGTTGCAGTATATGAGAGAGTGGGGTCCTACCATTGTATACGACTCGCGGTCCGAAATAGAGAAGATAATAGACATGCTTCCAatatttgttaggttttctgtGGAGAACCTATTTGAATTATTTCCAACTGAGCTTTATGGCGAGGAGGGGCCAACTGGTCCAAAGGAGAAGGACAATTGGCTAGGAGATGAATATTGCTAG
- the LOC131653843 gene encoding uncharacterized protein LOC131653843 → MADIFVIQETKICCMEEAIAKSFWRKDCIEYSYSNSIGRSGGLLTLWKGDSVTVLNSFSDIGFLGIKALWQGDVYYVINIYSPCELQRKVILWRTLLDLKSKYVDGEWILCGDFNAIKNSRKRIGRWMNENANEMKDFGDFINNCNLVDVPCKGKRFTWYSGDGLSMSRLDRFLISDYTINKWGIVGQSIGERDVFYHCPVWIVKDNVDWGPKPFKVNNEWFNLKSFLPFVEKTWKEAIVEGRSDFVLKEKFCILKGRLKWWNKEVFRKIDLEIEEEVADLNRWDSLLEEEIAEGRDDIVKVRKEVCGRFWLNLRIKEDMIIQKSRLAWLNGGDSNSIFFSQSHEGKEEGFHSGGVLSKAVTSSFLSLNPKTHNPLSLDDYRPICLIGCLYKAVSKLLAGRLKRVLDSIISPNQSAFVPGRQLLDGVLIANEVVDYAHKEEKSFFLFKVDFEKAYDKVNWDFLRFLLKEMGFGSKWMRWMELLIFQSKMSVLVNGSPTKEFVVEKGLRQGDPLSPFLFVLVAEGLTTLVKKATSLGDYEGFIINGKCSVDILQFADDTLLIGEGNWKQIWAIKTVLKAFELVSGLGINYRKSKLIGINIGNNLMEAASSLLSCKVEGKVFSFLGIIVGANPRRISTWKPLLDKMKKRLSSWKNRFLNFAGRITLIKSILCSLSIFTMSFYRMPVRIVEEITKLQCDFLWGVSETHRKIHWVGWKKLCLPFDKGGVGFKRMDDFNFALLNKWRWRILHGSDSIWHNLLRARYGDIRLQVSKGGDCITVGSSCSTWWKDILSLGKNSFKDAIVNNCSFLVGNGYNISFWHSKWVLDSPLKDIFPSLFMLSRLKNVSVACMGDGVMVSGAVSELGRGRHFPVSAGSVPTSLRSARNQLQEAETVLDSGPSNAAAAVSVSTDGLFRVLRGADLRESGGIDVVRWDAENDNMYSVKSCYHFYAGFSIPCGPIEKHDGAFSLIWRTDTPFKIKVFGRRILINSLPTKELLLKRGISFTSSTPNCVFCGIALESLEH, encoded by the exons ATGGCCGATATTTTTGTCATACAGGAAACTAAGATATGTTGTATGGAGGAAGCAATTGCCAAAAGCTTTTGGAGGAAGGATTGCATTGAATACTCTTACTCCAATTCGATAGGGAGGTCAGGAGGTCTGTTAACGTTATGGAAGGGAGATTCGGTTACCGTCCTTAACAGTTTTTCTGATATAGGGTTTCTAGGGATAAAAGCTTTATGGCAGGGTGATGTTTATTATGTGATCAATATTTACTCTCCTTGTGAGCTTCAAAGGAAGGTGATACTGTGGAGAACTCTTCTGGATCTTAAAAGTAAATATGTGGATGGTGAATGGATTTTGTGTGGTGACTTTAATGCCATAAAAAATAGTAGGAAAAGGATTGGGAGGTGGATGAACGAAAATGCCAATGAGATGAAAGATTTCGGGGATTTTATCAACAATTGTAACTTGGTGGATGTGCCTTGCAAAGGTAAACGATTCACGTGGTATAGTGGGGATGGCTTGTCGATGAGTAGGCTTGATCGTTTTCTCATTTCGGATTATACTATTAATAAGTGGGGTATTGTGGGCCAAAGCATAGGGGAGAGGGACGTTTTTTATCATTGCCCCGTTTGGATAGTTAAGGATAACGTTGATTGGGGTCCGAAACCGTTCAAAGTCAATAATGAATGGTTCAATCTTAAATCTTTCTTACCCTTTGTTGAAAAAACATGGAAAGAGGCGATTGTCGAAGGGAGAAGTGATTTtgttctcaaagaaaagttttgtATCCTCAAAGGGAGACTCAAATGGTGGAACAAAGAGGTGTTCAGGAAGATAGATTTGGAGATTGAGGAGGAGGTGGCAGACTTGAATAGGTGGGACTCTTTATTAGAGGAGGAGATTGCCGAGGGGAGGGATGATATCGTTAAAGTTAGGAAAGAGGTGTGCGGTCGTTTTTGGTTGAACCTGAGAATCAAAGAGGACATGATTATTCAAAAATCAAGACTTGCATGGCTTAACGGCGGGGATTCCAATAGTATATTTTTTTCACAAAGTCATGAAGGAAAGGAGGAG GGTTTTCATTCCGGCGGGGTTCTCTCTAAGGCGGTCACTTCTTCATTTTTGTCGTTAAATCCAAAAACTCATAACCCTCTTAgtttggatgattatagaccAATTTGCTTAATTGGTTGTTTGTACAAAGCGGTATCCAAATTATTGGCGGGAAGATTGAAGCGTGTCTTGGATTCTATTATTTCTCCTAATCAAAGTGCTTTCGTTCCGGGAAGGCAACTTCTTGATGGAGTTTTGATTGCTAACGAAGTTGTTGACTACGCTCATAAAGAAGAGAAAAGTTTCTTTCTTTTTAAGGTCGACTTTGAGAAGGCTTACGACAAAGTGAATTGGGATTTTCTTAGATTCTTGTTGAAGGAGATGGGGTTTGGGTCAAAATGGATGAGATGGATGGAGCTTTTGATTTTCCAAAGTAAAATGTCGGTGCTAGTTAACGGGAGTCCTACTAAGGAGTTTGTGGTTGAGAAAGGATTGAGGCAAGGAGATCCCTtatctcctttcctttttgttcTTGTGGCGGAAGGTCTCACGACTCTTGTGAAGAAAGCTACGTCTTTAGGGGATTATGAAGGCTTTATCATCAACGGTAAATGCTCGGTGGacatccttcaatttgcggacgacacttTGTTGATAGGGGAGGGCAATTGGAAACAAATTTGGGCTATTAAGACCGTGTTGAAGGCGTTTGAGTTGGTTTCTGGTCTTGGCATTAATTACCGTAAAAGCAAATTGATCGGCATCAATATTGGCAACAACTTGATGGAAGCGGCGTCCTCTCTTTTATCTTGTAAGGTGGAAGGCAAAgttttttcttttcttggcaTAATAGTTGGAGCTAATCCTAGGAGAATTTCGACTTGGAAACCGTTATTGGACAAGATGAAGAAACGTCTCTCGAGTTGGAAGAATAGGTTCCTTAATTTTGCGGGGAGGATTACTCTTATCAAATCCATCTTATGTTCTTTATCTATCTTCACGATGTCTTTCTATAGGATGCCGGTAAGGATTGTTGAAGAAATTACCAaacttcaatgtgattttttgtGGGGAGTCTCGGAGACTCATAGAAAGATTCATTGGGTGGGATGGAAAAAATTATGTCTCCCTTTCGACAAAGGAGGGGTGGGTTTTAAGAGGATGGATGATTTTAATTTTGCTCTTTTAAACAAATGGAGGTGGAGGATTCTTCATGGATCGGATTCTATTTGGCATAACCTTCTCCGTGCTAGATATGGTGACATTCGTTTACAAGTTTCGAAGGGAGGAGATTGTATTACCGTCGGTTCCTCTTGCTCTACATGGTGGAAAGATATTTTGTCTCTTGGGAAGAATTCATTTAAAGACGCCATTGTGAATAACTGCTCCTTTTTGGTTGGAAACGGTTACAATATTTCTTTTTGGCATTCCAAGTGGGTTCTTGATTCACCGTTGAAGGATATTTTTCCTTCTCTTTTCATGTTGTCTCGTCTTAAAAATGTCTCGGTGGCATGCATGGGGGATGGAGTGATG GTTTCGGGGGCTGTTTCTGAGCTGGGCAGGGGGCGGCATTTTCCTGTTTCGGCTGGTTCTGTCCCAACGAGCTTACGCTCTGCTCGCAATCAGCTGCAGGAGGCTGAAACTGTGCTGGACAGTGGGCCTAGCAATGCTGCTGCGGCGGTTTCTGTCAGCACTGATGGGCTGTTCAGGGTGCTTCGCGGTGCTGACTTGAGGGAGTCGGGAGGAATCGATGTCGTTAGGTGGGATGCGGAGAATGATAACATGTATTCTGTTAAATCTTGTTATCATTTTTATGCAGGTTTTTCTATTCCTTGTGGTCCAATTGAGAAGCACGATGGAGCTTTTTCGCTAATATGGAGGACGGATACTCCGTTCAAGATCAAAGTTTTTGGTAGGAGAATTTTGATCAATAGTTTACCTACGAAGGAGCTTCTTCTTAAGAGAGGTATCTCTTTTACATCTTCTAcgcctaattgtgtgttttgtggtaTTGCTCTTGAATCGTTAGAACACTAA